ACGCGTAGCGACGTGATGGCCGATTCTTGTTTCAAGCTCGTCGCCTTACTGCCTCTCATATTCCGCGTGTCGAGACTGAAAATCTCCCCCGACCGGCAGCCGTTGAACAGCAAGGGGACCTGCGTGGATTACTCGTCATGTCAAAGCTGGCTCCACACAAATGGACAATCTGGACAAATTGGACTGGCTCACATTTTCACAATCAGTTGAGATGTCAGTATGCGTGTGCATCCTGTCTGACACGGCGTACAAGAATAaagcttaaaataaaataaaaaataaattaaaaaaacaggcAAACTCACTCCAACACAAAACTGCTGAGCCAAGATGTCGCTGTCGACGCTGATTGTTTGTCTTTTGCCTGAGACGGCTTGTTGCAGGACTACCTGATAGGACAAACCTGCCAATAAATGCAATCGCGCCTTTAGATTATGTGCACATATTGCTACAAAAATGACATGAATAAAAGTATGAAATATTTTGTGACCCTGACCTGCACTGAACCACTTCTCAAACTGCGGATGTAGACACCAAGCGCAGCACCAGGCCATGGGGATCTTAAAATTGCAGCACATCCCTGTCTGATCTGTGGATGAAaggagacactccattaggtacacctgcacatcCAGTCTCTGCAGAAAATGTTTTCTGAGCTCACTTTGGTTGAGAGCTATTTCCTAACACTTTTAACTCTTAGACAAACTATTAGGTACAGCTCTTGCAACTTCTAATCTGATATAAACCACAATAAAAGGCAAGTTCGATGCCAgaattataaaaaataataatggaaaaaatacaaaaaagatgTAACTTGAGTCAGAGTTGCTGAAGAGTGCCGTTGGGAGCAAAGTGATGGAGCCGAGCCTGTTTGCGACCCCCACCAAGCATAGTCTGGACAATTGAGGCTTCAGTTAAGGAGCGCTGTATATGGGCTGACGCAAAACACAAGTAAAACATACAGAATATATTTAACTATCCAGAGGATACAACACGTGAGAGTCGAGATGGTTGACTGACGCCCAGCAGAGGGAATTCACCTGAAACATATggaacccagatgtgtgtgtgacgatcattgggactttaactttaagagGGATGCTCACTGATTACATTATCAGGTACCAACTGAGGTTTTTATGTTCTAATTATCACATCCAACTAAAAAGTCAATTTGACATCAACAATCCCCTTTAATATTCTCACCTTGTAATTGGTGAAGTAGGGGTTGTCACACATTTTGACAGTCAGCGATCCAccgctgctgcttctgctgaaGCCCAAGCAGCTGTACTTGCAGCCCCCATAAGACATGTCGCTAACGGTGAACACTTGCTCGCACGTGGAGTCAGCCTACaggagaaaaaaagagaagataAAATCCACTTGGCAAATTTTGGTTCCCCCGCTGCAGGTTCATAGGAGAAGCTTGCTTTGGTGCGTTCACTGACCATAATAGTCCTGAAGTTGTCTGCGCTCTGATGGTCCAGCTTGCGGCATCTCATGGTGCTGATCCTACACTCGTGGACCTGCCTGAAAGCTCATTGTTTAACCCCTTAAACTGCTCCAAAATAAAAATCTTAATTTATTAATCATTGTGGCGACACAAATGTTCTAACAAATTTCAATGTTGACAAAAGACACCAACAATACAGTACCTGTGGTAGGACATCTCAGCTAGCAGCCCGAGACGTCTATTCTGTAGAAGCAAGGAAGCGTTGAGCCCTGCCCTCGGTGCTTTCTagaagaaagaaaacattttaacaCTCATTGGATTTTATCAATATGAATATAATGTACGTTGTCATACTTTTGTGACCTTGCCATCCTCCTCGAGCATCCtggctctttctttctcttgttCCTTTTTCTTCAGCTGCTCCCGGGTTAGAGGGTTGCAGTTGTTGTTACCCGGCAACAAGCGGAAGTATCT
This genomic stretch from Syngnathus scovelli strain Florida chromosome 20, RoL_Ssco_1.2, whole genome shotgun sequence harbors:
- the LOC125989934 gene encoding DDB1- and CUL4-associated factor 4 isoform X2 → MKKWNWKEDRRVQRGQQGYTRHPGRGRYRGRRRWRSSWEDRYGYDAAGPSSRTSDNEISSSSSDNSVAPELPGFYFDSEKNRYFRLLPGNNNCNPLTREQLKKKEQEKERARMLEEDGKVTKKAPRAGLNASLLLQNRRLGLLAEMSYHRQVHECRISTMRCRKLDHQSADNFRTIMADSTCEQVFTVSDMSYGGCKYSCLGFSRSSSGGSLTVKMCDNPYFTNYKVNSLCWASVNHLDSHVLLCLVGVANRLGSITLLPTALFSNSDSNQTGMCCNFKIPMAWCCAWCLHPQFEKWFSAGLSYQVVLQQAVSGKRQTISVDSDILAQQFCVGVPLLFNGCRSGEIFSLDTRNMRGSKATSLKQESAITSLRVLRDENYLLAADMSGQIKLWDIRARKPVQEYRGHYNEHAALPIHVSEPEGLLLTVGQDCYTRFWSLRDGHLLRTIPSPHPAASDAIPSVVFSSSLGGRTGVPGLLMAVKKDLYYFPYNTEETTPQEV
- the LOC125989934 gene encoding DDB1- and CUL4-associated factor 4 isoform X1 translates to MKKWNWKEDRRVQRGQQGYTRHPGRGRYRGRRRWRSSWEDRYGYDAAGPSSRTSDNEISSSSSDNSVAPELPGFYFDSEKNRYFRLLPGNNNCNPLTREQLKKKEQEKERARMLEEDGKVTKKAPRAGLNASLLLQNRRLGLLAEMSYHRQVHECRISTMRCRKLDHQSADNFRTIMADSTCEQVFTVSDMSYGGCKYSCLGFSRSSSGGSLTVKMCDNPYFTNYKVNSLCWASVNHLDSHVLLCLVGVANRLGSITLLPTALFSNSDSNQTGMCCNFKIPMAWCCAWCLHPQFEKWFSAGQGHKIFHTFIHVIFVAICAHNLKARLHLLAGLSYQVVLQQAVSGKRQTISVDSDILAQQFCVGVPLLFNGCRSGEIFSLDTRNMRGSKATSLKQESAITSLRVLRDENYLLAADMSGQIKLWDIRARKPVQEYRGHYNEHAALPIHVSEPEGLLLTVGQDCYTRFWSLRDGHLLRTIPSPHPAASDAIPSVVFSSSLGGRTGVPGLLMAVKKDLYYFPYNTEETTPQEV
- the LOC125989934 gene encoding DDB1- and CUL4-associated factor 4 isoform X4, whose product is MRCRKLDHQSADNFRTIMADSTCEQVFTVSDMSYGGCKYSCLGFSRSSSGGSLTVKMCDNPYFTNYKVNSLCWASVNHLDSHVLLCLVGVANRLGSITLLPTALFSNSDSNQTGMCCNFKIPMAWCCAWCLHPQFEKWFSAGLSYQVVLQQAVSGKRQTISVDSDILAQQFCVGVPLLFNGCRSGEIFSLDTRNMRGSKATSLKQESAITSLRVLRDENYLLAADMSGQIKLWDIRARKPVQEYRGHYNEHAALPIHVSEPEGLLLTVGQDCYTRFWSLRDGHLLRTIPSPHPAASDAIPSVVFSSSLGGRTGVPGLLMAVKKDLYYFPYNTEETTPQEV
- the LOC125989934 gene encoding DDB1- and CUL4-associated factor 4 isoform X3, with amino-acid sequence MKKWNWKEDRRVQRGQQGYTRHPGRGRYRGRRRWRSSWEDRYGYDAAGPSSRTSDNEISSSSSDNSVAPELPGFYFDSEKNRYFRLLPGNNNCNPLTREQLKKKEQEKERARMLEEDGKKAPRAGLNASLLLQNRRLGLLAEMSYHRQVHECRISTMRCRKLDHQSADNFRTIMADSTCEQVFTVSDMSYGGCKYSCLGFSRSSSGGSLTVKMCDNPYFTNYKVNSLCWASVNHLDSHVLLCLVGVANRLGSITLLPTALFSNSDSNQTGMCCNFKIPMAWCCAWCLHPQFEKWFSAGLSYQVVLQQAVSGKRQTISVDSDILAQQFCVGVPLLFNGCRSGEIFSLDTRNMRGSKATSLKQESAITSLRVLRDENYLLAADMSGQIKLWDIRARKPVQEYRGHYNEHAALPIHVSEPEGLLLTVGQDCYTRFWSLRDGHLLRTIPSPHPAASDAIPSVVFSSSLGGRTGVPGLLMAVKKDLYYFPYNTEETTPQEV